A section of the Pseudomonas flavescens genome encodes:
- a CDS encoding energy transducer TonB, protein MKKSSRTFSWFASLVIVVGLHIGLFLWAMYWQPQATPIELPPAAMIVELEPLPPAAPKPAPPPPPEVVPEEPEPQPKLVEAPKPTLAVTPPKPKPKPKPKPPKPKPPEPKPPEPQDEPPEDAPPAPPAPAQAKPAAPQQAPISSPSKAEVSWQSELLGHLAKHKRYPEDARRRGLEGVNRLRFVVDANGMVLSYTLVGKSSSAALDRATLQMIRRAQPLPKPPAELLKDGSVEIVAPFIYSLERGRGR, encoded by the coding sequence ATGAAGAAATCCAGCCGCACGTTCTCCTGGTTCGCTAGCCTGGTCATCGTGGTTGGGCTGCACATCGGCCTGTTCCTCTGGGCCATGTACTGGCAACCCCAGGCGACGCCCATCGAACTGCCCCCCGCAGCCATGATCGTCGAACTGGAGCCACTGCCCCCGGCCGCGCCCAAGCCTGCACCGCCACCGCCACCGGAAGTCGTTCCGGAGGAGCCCGAGCCTCAGCCGAAACTGGTCGAAGCGCCGAAGCCGACGCTGGCGGTGACGCCACCCAAGCCCAAGCCGAAGCCCAAACCCAAGCCGCCGAAGCCCAAGCCACCCGAGCCGAAGCCGCCGGAGCCTCAGGACGAACCGCCAGAAGACGCCCCACCTGCGCCTCCTGCACCGGCGCAAGCCAAGCCGGCCGCCCCCCAGCAGGCGCCGATCAGTTCGCCGAGCAAGGCTGAAGTCAGCTGGCAGAGTGAGCTGCTGGGCCACCTGGCCAAGCACAAGCGCTACCCGGAAGACGCGCGCCGTCGCGGTCTCGAGGGCGTCAACCGCTTGCGTTTCGTGGTCGATGCCAATGGCATGGTGCTGTCGTACACGCTGGTCGGCAAATCCAGCAGTGCGGCCCTGGACCGGGCCACGCTGCAGATGATCCGCCGTGCACAACCGCTGCCGAAACCGCCAGCCGAACTGCTCAAGGATGGCAGCGTGGAAATCGTCGCACCATTCATCTACTCCCTGGAGCGCGGCCGCGGCCGCTGA
- the exbD gene encoding TonB system transport protein ExbD encodes MGLHLNENGGDDLQENHEINVTPFIDVMLVLLIIFMVAAPLATVDVKIDLPASSAKPAPRPDKPIYLSIKDDKKLFLDNDEVQPAMLGAALDKLTQNDKDKTIFVRGDKGVEYGDLMEVMDTLRGTGYLKIGLVGLETVGSQ; translated from the coding sequence ATGGGTCTTCATCTCAACGAAAACGGCGGCGACGATCTTCAGGAAAACCACGAGATCAACGTCACGCCCTTCATCGACGTGATGCTGGTGCTGCTGATCATCTTCATGGTCGCCGCGCCACTGGCTACCGTCGACGTGAAGATCGATCTGCCTGCATCCAGCGCCAAGCCGGCACCGCGCCCGGACAAGCCGATCTACCTGAGCATCAAGGACGACAAGAAGCTGTTCCTCGACAACGACGAGGTACAGCCGGCCATGCTCGGCGCGGCGCTGGACAAGCTGACGCAGAATGACAAGGACAAGACCATCTTCGTACGCGGTGACAAGGGCGTCGAATACGGCGACCTGATGGAAGTCATGGACACCCTGCGTGGCACCGGTTATCTGAAGATCGGCCTGGTAGGCCTGGAGACGGTCGGCTCGCAATGA
- the exbB gene encoding tonB-system energizer ExbB → MNSTAHSAKPTTVAARPQRLGALLALLLSLTLAPTASFADQSVTAPAEPAAGAQQAPDANAQIPAQTDAAPAAPALDPRLASEELEKRIDALGPDATPQQIREVREQFMIENGVPPEILQNMLDLAAAADNLDIENGSAAEAEAVFHDLSPWGMYQGADVVVKSVMIGLVLASILTWTIWIAKTIELVTARRRLRREIIELKGARNLAQASDQARAKHSFSEILIEDAREELKLSATSREKEGIKERVSFRLERLVGACGRDMSKGTGVLATIGSTAPFVGLFGTVWGIMNSFIGIAKTQTTNLAVVAPGIAEALLATALGLVAAIPAVIIYNAFSRSISAYKAQVADASAQVLLLVSRDLDMLPNSDRAQQPHMVKAG, encoded by the coding sequence ATGAACTCTACCGCCCATAGCGCTAAGCCAACCACTGTCGCCGCTCGGCCGCAACGCCTCGGCGCGCTCCTCGCCCTGCTGCTCAGCCTGACGCTGGCTCCGACCGCAAGCTTCGCCGATCAGTCGGTGACTGCGCCTGCCGAGCCCGCTGCCGGTGCGCAGCAGGCACCTGACGCGAATGCTCAGATACCAGCACAAACGGACGCGGCACCAGCAGCACCTGCTCTGGATCCCCGCCTGGCCTCCGAAGAGCTGGAGAAGCGGATCGACGCCCTCGGCCCCGATGCCACTCCACAACAGATCAGGGAAGTGCGCGAACAGTTCATGATCGAGAATGGCGTGCCACCAGAAATCCTGCAGAACATGCTGGATCTGGCTGCAGCGGCCGATAATCTGGACATCGAAAATGGCTCCGCCGCCGAAGCAGAAGCGGTCTTCCACGATCTGTCCCCATGGGGCATGTATCAGGGCGCCGACGTCGTGGTCAAAAGCGTGATGATCGGCCTGGTGCTGGCATCCATCCTGACCTGGACCATCTGGATCGCCAAGACCATCGAACTGGTGACCGCACGTCGCCGTCTGCGTCGTGAAATCATCGAACTGAAAGGCGCCCGCAACCTGGCTCAGGCCAGCGACCAGGCTCGCGCCAAGCACAGTTTCAGCGAAATCCTCATCGAAGACGCCCGCGAAGAGCTGAAACTCTCGGCTACCAGCCGCGAGAAGGAAGGCATCAAGGAACGCGTCAGTTTCCGCCTCGAGCGCCTGGTCGGCGCCTGCGGTCGCGACATGAGCAAAGGCACCGGGGTACTCGCCACCATCGGTTCCACCGCCCCCTTCGTCGGCCTGTTCGGTACCGTCTGGGGCATCATGAACAGCTTCATCGGCATCGCCAAAACCCAGACCACCAACCTGGCCGTCGTCGCTCCAGGCATCGCCGAAGCACTGCTGGCCACCGCACTGGGCCTGGTTGCCGCGATTCCTGCGGTGATCATCTACAACGCCTTCTCGCGCTCGATCAGTGCCTACAAGGCGCAGGTCGCCGATGCATCCGCTCAGGTGCTGCTGCTGGTCAGCCGTGACCTGGACATGCTGCCGAACAGCGATCGCGCCCAACAGCCTCACATGGTCAAGGCGGGTTAA
- a CDS encoding SDR family oxidoreductase, protein MSRVASVMIAGCGDVGGRLAVRLHGAGWQVFGMRRTVSELPEGILPVAGDLHGPGCPEQWPQGELDYLVYSAAATEHDEPGYRRAYVDGLRHVLSWLQSRGQRPKRLLFVSSSGVYAQADGEWIDETSPAQAQSYSGRVIREAEQVAWGAEVPATVVRLTGIYGPGREWLLKQVRMGYRVSVEPPLYGNRIHADDAAGLLAFLLQADWAGKPLDDCYIGVDDEPAPLHEVVGWLRQQLGVEHWAQESTVRRSGSKRCSNARARALGWSPQYPSYREGYGAVLRER, encoded by the coding sequence ATGAGCAGAGTTGCAAGCGTGATGATCGCCGGGTGCGGGGATGTGGGGGGGCGTCTTGCAGTGCGTCTGCATGGCGCTGGCTGGCAGGTTTTCGGCATGCGCCGAACGGTGTCCGAGTTGCCCGAAGGCATTCTGCCGGTCGCAGGTGATCTGCACGGGCCTGGTTGCCCCGAGCAATGGCCGCAGGGTGAACTGGATTATCTGGTATACAGCGCGGCGGCCACCGAGCACGACGAGCCCGGCTACCGTCGGGCCTACGTCGATGGCCTGCGTCACGTACTGAGTTGGCTGCAGTCGCGAGGACAGCGTCCGAAGCGCCTGTTGTTCGTATCCAGCAGCGGCGTGTACGCCCAGGCGGATGGCGAATGGATAGACGAGACCTCGCCCGCCCAGGCGCAGAGCTACTCGGGCCGGGTGATCCGCGAGGCGGAGCAGGTGGCGTGGGGGGCTGAGGTGCCAGCCACCGTGGTGCGTCTGACCGGCATATACGGTCCGGGCCGTGAGTGGCTGCTCAAGCAGGTGCGCATGGGGTATCGGGTGTCGGTGGAGCCGCCGCTCTATGGCAACCGCATCCATGCCGATGACGCAGCCGGGTTGCTGGCCTTTCTGCTTCAGGCGGACTGGGCAGGCAAGCCACTGGATGACTGTTATATCGGTGTGGATGACGAGCCTGCGCCGTTGCACGAGGTGGTGGGCTGGCTACGGCAGCAACTCGGTGTCGAGCATTGGGCGCAAGAGTCGACCGTGCGCCGCTCCGGCAGCAAACGCTGCAGCAATGCCCGGGCTCGGGCGCTGGGCTGGTCGCCACAATATCCCAGCTATCGAGAGGGGTATGGCGCGGTGTTGCGTGAACGATAA
- a CDS encoding RidA family protein, with protein sequence MSKSVISSDKAPAAIGTYSQAIKAGNTVYLSGQIPLDPKTMELVEGFEAQTVQVFENLKSVIEAAGGSFKDVVKLNIFLTDLSHFATVNEVMGRYFQQPYPARAAIGVAALPKGAQVEMDGILVID encoded by the coding sequence ATGAGCAAGAGCGTCATCAGCAGCGACAAGGCTCCGGCCGCCATCGGCACCTACTCCCAGGCTATCAAGGCCGGCAATACCGTTTACCTGTCCGGGCAAATTCCTCTGGACCCGAAGACGATGGAACTGGTGGAAGGCTTCGAGGCACAGACCGTGCAGGTATTCGAGAACCTCAAGTCGGTCATCGAAGCCGCCGGTGGCTCGTTCAAGGATGTGGTCAAGCTGAACATATTCCTCACCGACCTTTCCCACTTCGCCACCGTCAACGAAGTGATGGGCCGCTACTTCCAGCAGCCCTACCCGGCCCGCGCCGCCATTGGCGTGGCCGCCCTGCCGAAGGGCGCGCAGGTCGAGATGGACGGCATTCTGGTCATCGACTGA
- the spoT gene encoding bifunctional GTP diphosphokinase/guanosine-3',5'-bis pyrophosphate 3'-pyrophosphohydrolase, translating to MPSIDALADRLSTYLGDEQVNLVRRAYFYAEQAHDGQRRRSGEAYVTHPLAVASILADMHMDHQSLMAAMLHDVIEDTGIAKEALHAQFGESVAELVDGVSKLTQMNFETKAEAQAENFQKMAMAMARDIRVILVKLADRLHNMRTLEVLSGEKRRRIAKETLEIYAPIANRLGMHSMRVEFEDLGFKAMHPMRSERIRAAVRRARGNRKEIVTRIEESLLHCLEREGMTGEVMGREKHLYSIYQKMRGKRRAFNEIMDVYAFRIVVDKVDTCYRVLGAVHNLYKPLPGRFKDYIAIPKANGYQSLHTTLFGMHGVPIEIQIRTREMEEMANNGIAAHWLYKSNEDETPKGNHARARQWVKGVLEMQQRAGNSLEFIESVKIDLFPDEVYVFTPKGRIMELPKGSTAVDFAYAVHTDVGNTCIACRINRRLAPLSQALESGSTVEIVSAPGARPNPAWLNFVVTGKARTHIRHALKQQRRSESINLGERLLNKVLASFESHLDKLQPERQQAVLNEYRLETFEDLLEDIGLGNRMAYVVARRLLASEGEELPNAESPLAIRGTEGLVLSYAKCCTPIPGDPIVGHLSAGKGMVVHMDTCRNISEVRHNPEKCIQLSWAKDVTGEFNVELRVELEHQRGLIALLAGSVNAADGNIEKISMDERDGRVSVVQLVVSVHDRVHLARVIKKLRTLPGVMRITRMKA from the coding sequence ATGCCGAGCATAGACGCCCTCGCCGATCGACTTTCGACCTACCTGGGTGACGAACAGGTCAATCTGGTTCGTCGCGCCTACTTCTACGCCGAACAGGCGCACGATGGGCAGCGCCGCCGCAGCGGCGAAGCCTACGTCACCCATCCGCTGGCCGTGGCCAGCATCCTCGCCGACATGCATATGGATCATCAGAGCCTGATGGCCGCCATGCTGCACGACGTGATCGAGGATACCGGGATCGCCAAGGAAGCCCTGCACGCGCAGTTCGGCGAATCGGTGGCAGAGCTGGTGGACGGCGTCAGCAAGCTGACCCAGATGAATTTCGAGACCAAGGCCGAGGCCCAGGCCGAAAACTTCCAGAAGATGGCCATGGCCATGGCGCGCGACATCCGCGTGATCCTGGTCAAGCTGGCCGACCGCCTGCATAACATGCGCACCCTGGAAGTGCTGTCCGGCGAAAAACGCCGACGCATCGCCAAGGAAACCCTGGAAATCTACGCCCCCATCGCCAATCGACTGGGCATGCACAGCATGCGCGTGGAATTCGAGGATCTTGGCTTCAAGGCCATGCACCCGATGCGCTCCGAGCGCATTCGTGCGGCCGTGCGCCGGGCCCGTGGCAATCGCAAGGAAATCGTCACCCGTATCGAGGAATCGCTGCTGCACTGCCTTGAACGCGAGGGCATGACGGGCGAGGTGATGGGCCGCGAGAAGCACCTGTACAGCATCTACCAGAAGATGCGTGGCAAACGCCGCGCCTTCAACGAGATCATGGACGTCTACGCCTTCCGCATCGTGGTCGACAAGGTCGACACCTGCTATCGCGTACTGGGCGCCGTGCACAATCTCTACAAGCCGCTGCCGGGCCGCTTCAAGGACTACATCGCGATCCCCAAGGCCAACGGCTACCAGTCGCTGCACACCACCCTGTTCGGCATGCACGGCGTGCCCATCGAGATCCAGATTCGCACCCGCGAAATGGAAGAGATGGCCAACAACGGCATCGCCGCGCACTGGCTGTACAAATCCAACGAAGATGAAACGCCGAAGGGCAACCACGCCCGCGCGCGCCAGTGGGTCAAGGGCGTGCTGGAGATGCAGCAACGCGCCGGCAACTCGCTGGAATTCATCGAGAGCGTGAAGATCGACCTGTTCCCGGACGAGGTCTACGTGTTCACGCCCAAGGGCCGCATCATGGAGCTACCCAAAGGCTCCACGGCGGTGGACTTCGCCTATGCGGTGCACACCGATGTCGGCAACACCTGCATCGCCTGCCGCATCAACCGCCGCCTGGCACCGCTTTCCCAGGCTCTGGAAAGCGGCTCCACGGTGGAAATCGTCAGCGCGCCGGGCGCACGCCCCAACCCGGCCTGGCTGAACTTCGTGGTCACCGGCAAGGCGCGCACTCACATTCGCCACGCCCTCAAGCAACAGCGCCGCTCCGAGTCGATCAACCTCGGCGAGCGCCTGCTCAACAAGGTGCTGGCCAGCTTCGAAAGCCATCTGGACAAGCTGCAGCCCGAGCGCCAGCAGGCGGTTCTCAACGAATACCGCCTGGAGACCTTCGAAGACCTGCTCGAGGATATCGGCCTGGGCAACCGCATGGCCTACGTGGTCGCTCGTCGACTGCTGGCCAGCGAAGGCGAGGAACTGCCCAACGCCGAGAGCCCACTGGCCATTCGCGGCACCGAGGGCCTGGTGCTCAGCTATGCCAAGTGCTGCACGCCGATTCCGGGCGACCCGATCGTCGGGCACCTCTCGGCCGGCAAGGGCATGGTGGTGCACATGGACACCTGCCGGAACATCAGCGAAGTGCGCCACAACCCGGAAAAATGCATCCAGTTGTCCTGGGCCAAGGACGTCACGGGCGAGTTCAACGTCGAGCTGCGTGTCGAACTGGAGCACCAGCGCGGCCTCATCGCGCTGCTGGCCGGCAGCGTCAACGCGGCTGACGGCAACATCGAAAAGATCAGCATGGACGAACGCGACGGCCGCGTCAGCGTGGTCCAACTGGTGGTCAGCGTGCACGACCGCGTCCACCTGGCGCGGGTGATCAAGAAGCTGCGCACCCTGCCCGGCGTCATGCGCATCACGCGCATGAAGGCATGA
- the rpoZ gene encoding DNA-directed RNA polymerase subunit omega has product MARVTVEDCLDNVDNRFELVMLATKRARQIATGGKEPKVAWENDKPTVVALREIASGLVDADIVAQEDIIEEEPLFAAFEEEANEPL; this is encoded by the coding sequence ATGGCCCGCGTTACCGTTGAAGATTGCCTGGACAACGTCGATAACCGCTTCGAGCTGGTCATGCTCGCCACCAAGCGTGCTCGTCAGATCGCTACCGGCGGCAAAGAGCCCAAGGTGGCATGGGAAAACGACAAGCCGACCGTGGTCGCTCTGCGTGAAATCGCCAGTGGCCTGGTAGACGCCGACATCGTCGCGCAGGAAGACATCATCGAAGAAGAGCCGCTGTTCGCTGCCTTCGAGGAAGAGGCGAACGAGCCTCTGTAA
- the gmk gene encoding guanylate kinase, which yields MSTTGTLYIISAPSGAGKSSLVKALIESEPHVRVSVSHTTRAMRPGESDGVHYHFVDHARFTAMLEQSEFLEHAQVFGNYYGTSQRALEKTLAEGIDLILEIDWQGAQQVRRLMPQAKSIFILPPTLEALRHRLTSRGQDSGEVIEQRMREAVSEMSHYVEYDYIVINDDFSHALSDLKAIFRANQLLQPAQQQRHLGLLNELLA from the coding sequence ATGAGCACCACCGGCACGCTCTACATTATTTCCGCCCCCTCGGGCGCTGGCAAAAGCAGCCTCGTCAAGGCGCTGATCGAAAGCGAACCCCATGTTCGCGTGTCGGTATCGCACACCACCCGCGCCATGCGCCCGGGTGAGAGTGACGGCGTGCACTATCACTTCGTGGATCACGCGCGATTCACCGCCATGCTCGAACAGAGCGAGTTCCTCGAGCACGCCCAGGTGTTCGGCAACTACTACGGCACCTCGCAGCGCGCGCTGGAGAAGACCCTGGCCGAGGGCATCGATCTGATTCTGGAGATCGACTGGCAAGGCGCTCAACAGGTACGCCGCCTGATGCCGCAGGCGAAGTCGATCTTCATCCTGCCGCCGACCCTCGAAGCGCTGCGCCACCGCCTGACCAGCCGCGGCCAGGACAGCGGTGAAGTGATCGAACAGCGCATGCGCGAAGCGGTCAGCGAAATGAGTCACTACGTCGAGTACGACTACATCGTGATCAACGATGATTTCTCCCACGCACTGAGCGACCTGAAGGCGATCTTCCGGGCCAATCAGTTGCTGCAACCGGCCCAACAGCAGCGCCACCTGGGATTGCTCAACGAACTGCTGGCGTGA
- a CDS encoding YicC/YloC family endoribonuclease has translation MIHSMTAFARTEQAGANGTLSWELRSVNHRYLEPHLRLPEAFRDLEGAVREALRQGLSRGKVECTLRFTEDSAGKPLQVDRDKATQLIAAAESVAALIKQPAPLNPLEVLSWPGVLVADGSDPQALNSAALKLFASALDELKKGRSREGAELAKLLNERLDSMLGEVAALRELVPQMLDVQRQKILERCREMQADLDPQRLEQELVMLAQKSDVAEELDRLSTHVSEVRRVLKAGGAAGRRLDFLMQELNREANTLGSKAFDPRSTQAAVNLKVLIEQMREQVQNIE, from the coding sequence ATGATCCACAGCATGACGGCCTTCGCCCGCACCGAGCAGGCAGGTGCCAACGGCACCCTGAGCTGGGAGCTGCGCTCGGTCAACCACCGCTACCTCGAGCCCCACCTGCGCCTGCCGGAAGCCTTTCGCGACCTCGAAGGCGCGGTACGCGAAGCGCTGCGCCAGGGCCTGTCGCGCGGCAAGGTGGAGTGCACCCTGCGCTTCACCGAAGACAGCGCCGGCAAACCGCTGCAGGTCGACCGCGACAAGGCCACGCAACTGATCGCCGCCGCAGAAAGCGTGGCAGCACTGATCAAGCAGCCGGCCCCGCTCAACCCACTGGAAGTCCTCAGTTGGCCAGGCGTTCTGGTAGCCGACGGCAGCGACCCTCAGGCCCTCAACAGCGCTGCCCTGAAACTCTTCGCCAGCGCCCTCGATGAACTGAAGAAAGGCCGCAGCCGTGAAGGCGCCGAGCTCGCCAAGCTGCTCAACGAACGCCTCGACAGCATGCTTGGTGAAGTGGCCGCCCTGCGCGAGCTGGTGCCGCAGATGCTCGATGTGCAGCGCCAGAAGATTCTCGAACGCTGCCGCGAGATGCAGGCCGACCTCGACCCGCAGCGCCTCGAACAGGAACTGGTGATGCTCGCGCAGAAGAGCGACGTGGCCGAAGAGCTGGATCGCCTGAGCACCCACGTCAGCGAAGTGCGTCGCGTGCTCAAGGCGGGCGGTGCGGCAGGCCGACGCCTGGACTTCCTGATGCAGGAGCTCAACCGCGAAGCCAACACCCTGGGTTCCAAGGCCTTCGACCCACGCAGTACGCAGGCAGCGGTCAACCTCAAGGTATTGATCGAGCAGATGCGCGAACAGGTTCAGAACATCGAATAA
- the rph gene encoding ribonuclease PH has translation MKRPSGRAADQLRSIRITRNYTKHAEGSVLVEFGDTKVICTVSVEQGVPRFLKGQGQGWVTAEYGMLPRATGDRNQREASKGKQGGRTLEIQRLIGRSLRAALDMSKLGENTLYVDCDVIQADGGTRTASITGAMVALVDALKVMKKRGGLKGGDPLKQMIAAVSVGIYQGEPVLDLDYLEDSAAETDLNVVMTSTGGFIEVQGTAEGAPFQPAELNAMLALAQQGMTDLFALQQAALAE, from the coding sequence ATGAAACGTCCCAGTGGCCGCGCGGCCGATCAGTTGCGCTCGATTCGCATCACCCGCAACTACACCAAGCACGCCGAAGGTTCGGTGCTGGTGGAGTTCGGCGATACCAAGGTGATTTGCACCGTCAGCGTCGAGCAGGGCGTACCGCGCTTCCTCAAGGGCCAGGGCCAGGGCTGGGTGACCGCCGAGTACGGCATGCTGCCGCGTGCTACCGGTGACCGCAATCAGCGTGAGGCCAGCAAGGGCAAGCAGGGCGGCCGTACCCTGGAAATCCAGCGCCTGATCGGCCGCTCGCTGCGCGCCGCGCTGGACATGAGCAAGCTCGGTGAAAACACCCTGTACGTCGATTGCGACGTGATCCAGGCCGATGGTGGTACCCGTACCGCCTCGATCACCGGTGCCATGGTCGCGCTGGTCGATGCGCTCAAGGTGATGAAGAAGCGTGGCGGCCTGAAAGGCGGCGACCCGCTCAAGCAGATGATCGCGGCGGTTTCCGTGGGCATCTATCAGGGTGAGCCGGTGCTTGATCTGGATTACCTGGAAGACTCCGCAGCCGAAACCGATCTGAACGTCGTGATGACCAGTACCGGCGGCTTCATCGAAGTTCAGGGCACCGCTGAAGGTGCGCCTTTCCAGCCTGCCGAGCTGAATGCCATGCTGGCCCTGGCGCAGCAAGGCATGACCGACCTGTTCGCCCTGCAGCAGGCCGCCCTGGCCGAGTGA
- a CDS encoding DUF4870 domain-containing protein — MDDSNLLTPAPEPSKEARQWAMICHFAAALGFIFPFGNLIGPLIVWQIKKDQDAFIDEQGKEALNFQITVAIAGIVCLLLMLVLIGFLLMGLLCIGTIVLTIIAGIKAGEGRAYRYPFCLRFVK, encoded by the coding sequence ATGGATGACAGCAACCTGTTGACGCCCGCCCCCGAGCCCAGCAAGGAAGCGCGCCAGTGGGCGATGATCTGCCACTTCGCCGCGGCCCTCGGTTTCATCTTTCCCTTCGGCAACCTGATCGGCCCGCTGATCGTCTGGCAGATCAAGAAGGATCAGGATGCCTTCATCGACGAGCAGGGCAAGGAAGCGCTGAACTTTCAGATCACCGTGGCCATCGCTGGCATCGTCTGCCTGCTGCTGATGCTGGTGCTGATCGGCTTCCTGCTGATGGGGTTGCTGTGCATCGGTACCATCGTGCTGACCATCATTGCCGGTATCAAGGCGGGAGAAGGGCGCGCCTATCGCTACCCGTTCTGCTTGCGGTTCGTGAAGTGA
- a CDS encoding DUF3392 domain-containing protein — protein MDFLLDLIATVSRWSRGHLSEISLGLIATLLVLFGPAINAWVQGRIGSFNFVLRTLIFVVVCVVGYGLAMVYLTPLLTQVLGHFNNYTLAPVLLVVMFLIGVLADRS, from the coding sequence ATGGATTTTCTGCTGGACTTGATCGCCACCGTGTCACGCTGGAGTCGTGGCCACCTCAGCGAGATTTCCCTGGGGCTCATCGCCACCTTGCTGGTGCTGTTCGGCCCAGCCATCAACGCCTGGGTACAAGGCCGTATCGGCAGCTTCAACTTCGTGCTGCGCACGCTGATCTTCGTCGTGGTCTGCGTCGTCGGTTACGGCCTGGCGATGGTTTACCTGACGCCGCTGCTGACCCAGGTGCTTGGCCATTTCAACAACTACACCCTGGCGCCTGTCCTGCTGGTGGTGATGTTTCTGATCGGCGTGCTGGCGGATCGCAGCTGA
- the hemW gene encoding radical SAM family heme chaperone HemW: protein MARRFELPPLSLYIHIPWCVRKCPYCDFNSHAAGPNLPEEAYVDAMLADLDSDLQHAHGRPLTSIFFGGGTPSLFSAKALGRLLEGVERRIPFASDIEITLEANPGTFEQEKFAAYRRLGINRLSIGVQSFQAEKLKALGRIHDGDEAIRAADMARAAGFDNFNLDLMHGLPDQSLDDALGDLRIAIAQAPTHLSWYQLTVEPNTVFWNQPPVLPEDDTLWDIQEAGQALLAEHGYGQYEVSAYAQPGRAARHNLNYWTFGDFLGIGAGAHGKLSTPDGRISRTWKTRLPKDYLDPAKHYSAGERLLSADELPFEFLMNVLRLSDGCSAELFSQRTGLPLQQLAAAREQAERRGLLQEDPARLTATREGQLFLNDLLQYFLP, encoded by the coding sequence GTGGCTCGCCGCTTCGAGCTGCCGCCGCTGTCGCTGTATATCCATATCCCGTGGTGCGTGCGCAAATGCCCCTATTGCGACTTCAACTCCCACGCTGCCGGCCCGAATCTGCCGGAAGAGGCTTATGTAGACGCGATGCTCGCCGATCTCGATAGCGACCTGCAGCACGCTCACGGCCGTCCGCTGACGTCGATCTTCTTCGGCGGTGGCACACCCAGCCTGTTTTCCGCCAAGGCTCTTGGTCGCCTGCTGGAAGGCGTGGAACGGCGCATTCCGTTCGCCAGCGACATCGAAATCACCCTGGAAGCCAACCCGGGTACTTTCGAGCAGGAGAAGTTCGCCGCCTACCGGCGCCTGGGTATCAATCGGCTGTCGATCGGCGTGCAGAGCTTCCAGGCAGAAAAGCTCAAGGCCCTGGGGCGAATCCACGATGGCGATGAAGCGATTCGCGCCGCCGACATGGCCCGCGCTGCCGGCTTCGACAACTTCAACCTGGACCTGATGCACGGCCTGCCGGATCAGTCGCTGGACGACGCACTGGGCGACCTGCGCATCGCCATCGCCCAGGCACCGACCCACCTGTCCTGGTATCAATTGACGGTGGAACCGAACACGGTGTTCTGGAACCAGCCGCCGGTCCTCCCGGAAGACGATACCCTGTGGGACATTCAGGAGGCGGGCCAGGCGCTGCTCGCCGAACATGGCTACGGCCAGTACGAAGTCTCGGCCTATGCGCAACCCGGCCGCGCCGCCCGGCATAATCTGAATTACTGGACGTTCGGTGACTTCCTCGGCATTGGTGCTGGTGCCCATGGCAAGCTGAGCACGCCAGACGGCCGCATCAGCAGAACCTGGAAAACTCGCCTGCCCAAGGACTACCTCGACCCCGCCAAGCACTACAGCGCGGGTGAACGCCTCCTCAGCGCCGACGAGCTGCCGTTCGAATTCCTGATGAACGTACTGCGCCTGAGCGATGGCTGCAGCGCCGAGCTGTTCAGCCAGCGAACCGGCCTGCCATTGCAGCAATTGGCCGCTGCACGCGAACAGGCAGAACGCCGCGGCCTACTGCAAGAAGATCCGGCTCGCCTGACTGCGACCCGCGAAGGCCAGCTGTTTCTCAATGACTTGCTGCAATACTTCCTGCCCTGA